Proteins encoded by one window of Arachis hypogaea cultivar Tifrunner chromosome 1, arahy.Tifrunner.gnm2.J5K5, whole genome shotgun sequence:
- the LOC112802022 gene encoding expansin-like B1 yields the protein MELSLKHQVGLMCVILLLPSLCSSQDSFTDSRATYYGSPDCYGNPRGACGFGEYGRTVNDGSVAAVSRLWRNGTGCGACYQARCKLEQYCDEEGTYVVVTDYGEGDRTDFVLSPRAYKKLGRNDEAAAELFKYGVVDIEYRRVPCRYEGYNIVFKVHERSKNPEYFAVVILYVNGAYDVTAVQLWQEDCQEWTEMRRVYGAVFDYANPPSGEINLRFQVSGSAGIYWVQSQNAIPSDWTAGAAYDSQVQLT from the exons ATGGAACTTAGTTTAAAGCACCAAGTTGGGCTTATGTGTGTTATATTACTCTTACCTTCGCTATGCAGCTCACAGGATTCTTTCACTGATTCCAGAGCAACCTATTATGGCAGCCCTGATTGCTATGGCAATCCAA ggGGAGCTTGTGGCTTTGGAGAATATGGAAGGACAGTCAATGATGGCAGTGTTGCAGCGGTGTCTAGGCTATGGAGGAATGGAACTGGCTGTGGTGCATGCTACCAG GCAAGGTGCAAATTAGAGCAATACTGCGACGAGGAGGGAACCTACGTGGTGGTAACAGACTACGGCGAAGGAGACAGAACAGACTTCGTTTTGAGCCCACGCGCCTACAAGAAGTTGGGACGAAACGATGAAGCTGCAGCAGAGCTATTCAAATATGGTGTGGTTGACATTGAATACCGAAGGGTCCCTTGCAGATATGAAGGCTACAACATTGTCTTTAAGGTCCATGAACGAAGCAAGAATCCTGAATACTTTGCTGTTGTCATTCTCTATGTTAATGGTGCTTATGATGTAACTGCTGTTCAGTTGTGGCAG GAAGATTGCCAAGAATGGACAGAAATGAGGAGGGTTTATGGGGCAGTGTTTGATTATGCCAATCCACCAAGTGGTGAAATCAATTTGAGGTTCCAAGTGAGTGGCAGTGCAGGTATCTATTGGGTGCAATCCCAGAATGCTATTCCTAGTGATTGGACTGCTGGAGCTGCTTATGATTCACAGGTTCAGcttacttaa
- the LOC112801997 gene encoding histone-lysine N-methyltransferase, H3 lysine-9 specific SUVH6, translating into MVDKRHKVPAVRDFPKGCGSNPSRTAHGDAAKVVPGNQYKRVPAFRDFPPLCGPDASSHLSEGEGETAIDAEEQVEKNVHCDGGKVLDLVQGDSGGNGVEKEEELDVIRTCVTVPKDGNRDKVEMNSYNLKVSSRRVVLALMSESECPWRNAARKKGKKVGFRLHVDMSNANTRTRFSLNRSKKPLKKKTGNDNSENIDEFQVVNKSHGSKVKNPAFDQHDLIDFNGHLDNDSSVTRNKVRETLRLFQAVYRKLVHEEEAKLEGKASSFRSVDLRAAEILMGKGKYLNTNRILGSVPGVEVGDEFQYRVELAMVGLHQRIQSDIDYVKHNGKTLAMSVITLGGYEDELDDSNVLIYTSLVGNNTDKEVEDQKLEQCNRALRNSIEEKNPVRVIRATESMHGKDKKYVYDGQYVVENCWQDEGLHGSPVLRYRLQRIPDQPEPSWKEVKKSENLRDREGLFVHDISNGKELIPIHALNTIDDQNVPSFVYVTRMIYPNWCNPIPRKGCNCVGTCSESEKCPCAAKNGGDIPFNHDGAIVEAKPLIYECGLSCKCPSTCHNRVSQHGVKFQLEVFKTDSRGWGVRSLNSIPSGSFICEYMGELLGEDEAEERVDNDEYLFDIGNNNQKSHALWDELSVVMPDAHSNSSCEVVEDGGFTIDAAHYGNVGRFINHSCSPNLYAQSVLYDHDDKRIPHIMLFATENIPPLQELTYDYNYKIDEVFDSHGNIKRKNCYCGSMECTGRMY; encoded by the coding sequence ATGGTGGATAAGCGGCACAAAGTTCCTGCCGTCCGTGATTTTCCGAAAGGGTGTGGCTCAAACCCTTCAAGAACCGCACACGGTGATGCTGCAAAGGTTGTCCCTGGGAACCAGTATAAACGGGTTCCGGCTTTTAGAGACTTTCCTCCTTTGTGTGGACCAGATGCTTCTTCACATCTTAGTGAAGGTGAGGGTGAAACAGCAATTGATGCAGAAGAACAGGTGGAAAAGAATGTTCATTGTGATGGTGGAAAGGTACTGGATCTAGTTCAAGGTGATTCTGGTGGGAATGGTGTAGAAAAAGAGGAGGAGCTTGATGTAATTCGAACATGTGTTACGGTTCCTAAGGATGGCAACCGGGATAAGGTTGAAATGAATTCTTATAATTTGAAGGTTTCATCTCGCAGGGTGGTGCTAGCACTGATGTCTGAATCTGAATGTCCTTGGAGGAATGCTgcaagaaaaaagggaaagaaagtcGGTTTTCGGTTGCATGTTGACATGTCTAATGCGAATACCAGGACTAGATTCTCGTTGAATCGGTCAAAGAAGCCTTTAAAGAAGAAAACGGGGAATGATAATTCTGAAAACATTGATGAATTTCAAGTTGTCAACAAATCACATGGTTCCAAGGTAAAGAATCCGGCCTTTGATCAAcatgatttgattgatttcaatGGTCATCTGGACAATGATTCAAGTGTGACTAGAAATAAGGTAAGGGAAACATTGCGCCTTTTTCAGGCGGTTTATAGAAAGCTTGTACACGAAGAAGAAGCGAAGCTAGAAGGTAAGGCAAGTAGCTTTAGGAGTGTTGATTTACGAGCAGCTGAGATCCTTATGGGCAAAGGGAAATATCTTAACACCAACAGGATATTGGGATCTGTCCCTGGGGTCGAAGTTGGCGACGAATTTCAGTATAGGGTAGAGCTTGCCATGGTTGGCCTACATCAGCGGATTCAAAGCGACATAGATTATGTTAAGCATAATGGGAAGACCCTCGCCATGAGTGTTATCACATTGGGAGGCTATGAGGACGAGTTAGATGATTCAAATGTCTTGATATACACAAGTTTGGTTGGAAATAATACTGATAAAGAAGTCGAAGATCAGAAGCTTGAGCAGTGCAACCGTGCTTTAAGGAACAGCATTGAGGAAAAGAATCCTGTTAGGGTGATAAGGGCCACTGAATCAATGCACGGAAAGGATAAGAAATATGTCTATGATGGACAATATGTGGTTGAGAATTGTTGGCAGGATGAGGGGCTGCACGGTTCGCCGGTTCTTAGATATCGGCTGCAAAGGATCCCAGATCAACCGGAGCCTTCTTGGAAAGAagtaaagaaatctgaaaatttgAGAGATAGAGAAGGTCTATTTGTTCATGACATTTCAAATGGGAAAGAGCTAATTCCAATTCATGCTCTCAACACCATAGATGACCAAAATGTTCCATCATTTGTGTATGTTACAAGAATGATATATCCAAATTGGTGCAATCCTATTCCTCGGAAAGGCTGTAATTGTGTTGGAACATGTTCAGAATCAGAGAAATGTCCTTGTGCTGCGAAAAATGGTGGTGATATCCCATTCAACCATGATGGGGCCATTGTAGAAGCAAAGCCTCTAATCTATGAGTGTGGACTTTCTTGCAAGTGCCCTTCAACATGCCACAATAGAGTTAGCCAACATGGCGTGAAGTTCCAACTTGAAGTCTTCAAAACCGATTCAAGAGGTTGGGGTGTGAGATCATTGAATTCAATCCCTTCAGGGAGTTTTATCTGTGAGTATATGGGGGAGCTTCTTGGAGAGGATGAAGCTGAAGAAAGAGTTGAcaatgatgagtatcttttcgaTATCGGCAATAATAACCAAAAGAGCCATGCCCTTTGGGATGAACTCTCAGTGGTTATGCCTGATGCACACTCAAATTCTTCTTGTGAAGTTGTGGAGGATGGTGGATTCACCATTGATGCTGCACACTATGGTAATGTTGGAAGATTCATCAACCATAGTTGCTCACCTAATCTGTATGCACAGAGTGTGCTTTATGATCATGATGATAAGAGGATTCCCCACATAATGCTGTTTGCGACTGAAAATATTCCACCATTGCAAGAGTTGACTTATGATTACAATTACAAGATAGATGAGGTTTTTGACTCTCATGGGAACATCAAGAGGAAGAATTGCTATTGTGGTTCCATGGAATGCACTGGTAGGATGTATTGA